The proteins below are encoded in one region of Girardinichthys multiradiatus isolate DD_20200921_A chromosome 19, DD_fGirMul_XY1, whole genome shotgun sequence:
- the LOC124855239 gene encoding KATNB1-like protein 1 isoform X2: MLTMSSIMRKHSTQKAMLVGETQKRHPVSRSGNSAGRMKRVVSCKRKSHHLNVARRKQLGSGRSFDTANKENKMKCSQDKQQKTFFNDPSDFPLNVNDYKTSGTGSEQSDYNTLSELTKDHNIMTDVLFGRNLRLKVALTLWKKNVGELLTYFLKIQDTGVIVDFLPILCKCIDEDAPRINIGCCVDLFPLVRKVLGTPYEEYLIVGFKWISSVLKNWWEELQTSGYSGSTQPLLDENFQVFNQQLWELWHQEPLLKSVSGQAGDMAKVVDSFLCQLR, encoded by the exons GCATCCAGTATCCAGGTCTGGTAACAGTGCAGGCAGAATGAAGCGGGTGGTGTCGTGCAAGAGGAAGTCCCATCATCTGAACGTAGCTCGAAGGAAGCAGCTGGGATCAGGAAGGAGTTTTGATACAGCAAACAAGGAAAACAAGATGAAATGCtcacaagacaaacaacagaaaacattctTTAATGATCCATCAGACTTCCCACTAAATGTTAATGACTATAAGACCAGTGGAACTGGTTCTGAACAGTCTGACTACAATACACTTTCTGAG CTCACAAAGGATCACAACATAATGACTGATGTTCTGTTCGGAAGAAATCTGAGACTGAAGGTGGCTTTAACGCTGTGGAAGAAGAATGTTGGGGAGCTGTTGACATATTTTCTAAA AATCCAGGACACTGGTGTGATTGTTGATTTTCTGCCAATTCTCTGCAAGTG CATTGATGAGGACGCTCCCAGAATTAACATTGGCTGTTGTGTTGACCTCTTTCCTTTAGTTAGGAAAGTCCTCGGTACTCCATATGAAGA ATATCTGATTGTTGGTTTTAAATGGATATCTTCAGTTTTAAAGAACTGGTGGGAAGAACTACAAACAAGTGGCTACAGTGGATCAACTCAGCCTCTGCTGGATga aaaTTTCCAGGTTTTTAACCAGCAACTTTGGGAGTTATGGCACCAGGAACctcttttaaaatctgtttccGGTCAGGCAGGAGACATGGCTAAG GTTGTGGATTCTTTTCTTTGTCAACTTCGTTGA